From the genome of Sphingobacterium kitahiroshimense, one region includes:
- the cls gene encoding cardiolipin synthase, protein MQNFFNEIEIDWNQLWQWLLNWYWLPLFVLYFGIISTILIENRNPTKTISWVMVIVFLPGIGLVLYYLFGQKFRKVRRLQHINREQNTKLLAAWQESLIRMDEQLETIHEKIGTLSRVFDYLKNQKLSFFSLNNRVELFINGEEKFPVLLKRLREAKHSIHLEYYIFELDNIGRQVLEILEEKAKAGVKVRLILDSFGSPDVIKYLVKNPPGYPFVAFLPVNFTSLANSNYRNHRKIVVIDCQYGFVGGINISDRYINTPDHIDYWRDTAMAVEGIAVNNLQIQFWNSWNQTEGEPFLLTDEYLNFSVPHIPERAAVAFSSSDPGSLGPFNMEAIILAINDAKESIQLCTPYFIPSEQLSTALEIAVSSGVRVELMLPEKADSYIVQHASFSFLKPLLQRGVQVYLYKKGFIHAKTVCIDGQLAFVGTVNLDMRSFYINYEIASIVSDEAYCKRLENQFEIDKEASDLITLYIWAHRKKWKRGIDSLCRLLAPLL, encoded by the coding sequence ATGCAAAACTTCTTTAATGAGATTGAAATAGATTGGAACCAATTGTGGCAATGGCTATTAAATTGGTATTGGCTTCCCTTATTTGTGTTATATTTTGGGATAATAAGTACAATACTGATTGAAAATAGGAATCCAACGAAGACGATTTCATGGGTAATGGTTATTGTATTTCTTCCAGGTATTGGATTGGTTCTATATTATCTATTCGGACAAAAATTTAGAAAAGTTAGGCGACTGCAACATATTAATCGCGAGCAGAACACAAAACTGTTAGCAGCATGGCAGGAAAGTTTAATACGAATGGACGAGCAACTGGAAACAATTCATGAAAAAATAGGAACTTTATCCCGCGTTTTTGACTATCTGAAAAACCAAAAATTATCTTTTTTCTCTTTAAATAATAGGGTCGAATTGTTTATCAATGGCGAGGAGAAATTTCCAGTTTTATTAAAAAGACTTCGAGAAGCAAAACATTCCATACACCTGGAATACTATATTTTTGAATTGGACAATATTGGTCGTCAGGTGCTTGAAATTTTGGAAGAAAAGGCAAAAGCGGGGGTAAAAGTGCGACTAATACTGGATAGTTTTGGTTCTCCTGATGTGATCAAATATTTAGTTAAAAATCCACCTGGTTATCCTTTTGTTGCATTTTTACCAGTCAATTTTACTTCTTTAGCAAATAGTAATTATCGAAATCACAGAAAGATTGTAGTGATTGATTGTCAATATGGTTTTGTGGGGGGAATTAATATTTCTGATCGATATATCAATACTCCGGATCACATTGATTATTGGAGAGATACTGCAATGGCTGTAGAAGGAATAGCAGTTAATAATCTACAGATCCAATTTTGGAACAGTTGGAATCAAACTGAAGGTGAACCCTTTTTATTGACTGATGAATATTTAAATTTTAGTGTACCGCACATTCCTGAGCGTGCCGCTGTTGCATTTTCTTCTAGTGATCCAGGGTCCCTTGGTCCTTTTAATATGGAAGCTATCATATTGGCGATCAATGATGCAAAGGAAAGCATTCAATTGTGTACGCCTTATTTTATACCGAGTGAGCAGTTATCTACGGCTTTGGAGATAGCTGTTTCCTCTGGGGTAAGAGTGGAGCTGATGCTCCCAGAGAAAGCCGATTCTTATATTGTACAACATGCTTCTTTTTCCTTTTTGAAGCCTCTTTTGCAACGTGGTGTGCAGGTTTATCTGTATAAGAAAGGTTTTATCCATGCTAAGACAGTATGTATTGATGGTCAATTGGCTTTCGTAGGGACTGTAAACCTCGATATGCGGAGTTTCTACATCAATTATGAAATAGCAAGTATTGTTTCTGATGAGGCTTATTGTAAACGTCTTGAAAATCAATTTGAAATTGATAAGGAGGCATCTGATCTGATTACTTTGTACATCTGGGCACATCGAAAAAAATGGAAAAGGGGTATTGATTCTTTATGCCGGCTTTTGGCACCTTTATTATAG
- a CDS encoding efflux RND transporter periplasmic adaptor subunit has protein sequence MNKIALFTLALASTGVLFFSCNSGKTKELDKKNNAIALPIYSIDTSSANTIKDYIGTIEGKVNVEIRPQVEGILEEIYVDEGDFVKADQKLFKINASAYDEILNNMVATENVAKAKLQNARLEVERLRPLVENEVISEVRLKSAQSEYDVAKASLQQASAAVRSADIDKQFTTIKAPVSGYIGRIPKRVGNLVTKNDSQSLTVLSDVQEVYVYFSMSESDFLYFTKKQAKQDQQDESYKSDGKIRKLAFPEVSLVLADGEAYSQKGRVDAVNGQVNRTTGAISLRATFPNTDNILRTGSTGTLKFVETQKGVIQIPQVSTSELQDKTFVYVVDNKNTVHRRSIKIEGKSNSNYIISEGLAVGDRILMSGFDKISEGATIIPINKTQ, from the coding sequence ATGAATAAAATCGCACTTTTTACCCTAGCCCTTGCCTCGACCGGAGTACTCTTTTTTAGCTGTAACTCGGGTAAAACCAAAGAATTAGACAAAAAAAACAACGCTATTGCACTACCAATATACTCAATTGATACAAGTTCTGCGAATACAATAAAAGATTATATTGGTACGATTGAAGGAAAAGTCAATGTTGAGATCCGCCCTCAAGTTGAAGGGATTTTAGAAGAAATATATGTCGATGAGGGTGATTTTGTGAAAGCTGATCAAAAATTATTTAAAATTAATGCCTCAGCCTATGATGAGATATTAAATAATATGGTCGCGACAGAAAATGTAGCCAAAGCAAAATTACAGAATGCACGTTTAGAAGTAGAGCGTCTCCGTCCTTTAGTAGAAAATGAGGTCATTTCAGAAGTACGCTTAAAATCTGCGCAATCAGAATATGATGTCGCAAAAGCATCCTTACAGCAGGCATCCGCGGCGGTACGTTCAGCCGATATTGACAAACAGTTTACAACAATCAAAGCACCTGTTTCAGGTTATATAGGCCGTATTCCCAAACGCGTAGGAAATTTAGTGACTAAAAATGATTCCCAGTCTCTTACCGTACTATCCGATGTACAAGAAGTCTATGTATATTTTTCGATGAGCGAATCCGATTTCTTATATTTCACAAAGAAACAAGCAAAACAAGACCAGCAAGATGAATCCTATAAATCGGATGGAAAAATCCGAAAACTTGCTTTTCCAGAAGTATCATTGGTACTTGCAGACGGAGAAGCCTACAGTCAAAAAGGAAGAGTTGATGCCGTAAATGGTCAAGTAAATAGAACCACTGGTGCAATTTCTTTACGTGCCACTTTCCCAAATACTGACAATATATTACGTACAGGTAGTACCGGTACATTAAAATTTGTGGAAACGCAAAAAGGAGTGATACAAATCCCACAAGTATCAACATCGGAGCTACAAGATAAAACCTTTGTATACGTTGTTGATAACAAAAATACGGTTCACCGCAGGTCTATCAAAATTGAGGGTAAATCCAATTCGAACTATATCATCTCAGAAGGGTTAGCTGTAGGAGACAGAATTTTAATGTCCGGTTTCGACAAGATTTCGGAAGGAGCTACCATCATTCCGATCAACAAGACCCAATAA
- a CDS encoding carboxypeptidase regulatory-like domain-containing protein: MKYIKLLTLTMGVCGVKHAVAQTTEATLPINTIVERVQKLFQVFPVEKVHLHFDKPYYAVGDTLWFNSYLSRNLAEYEPSKVTYVEILNSRDSLIQTLRIPLDKGVGDGYLVLDPQYLAQDNYRFRAYTKWMGNFSSDYFYNKVVPIGDAISKKLITDITFVNNDQNAAKSQAVIQFRDAVGKLLINSKVNWSMISGWETIADGKGETDNMGKVTVNLSAKDKEILKKAYLEVSLQENKNDKPLKSTFSLKNALWDADVQFFPEGGDLLAGIAKNVAFKAVSADGKGIAVKGRILDGKGKQVAEFSDLGLGMGFFSLLPLPNEKYVASITFANGQERKFKLPEVVQNKANVVFVKQDETNLNMAIVTSEEDFAKNPNQSFYVLVQSNGHLVYAAQANLKSATALITIPKERLPNGIAQVTLMTPEGKVISERLTFVKSEKLLDINLAVNKEQFKAKEKVNLKLSVLNNGKKYPGSYSISVIDESKVPYDDNQDLSIVSNFLLTSDLKGYIESPNTYFDEKNVNRDKALDALLMTQGFRRFDYQDLVAEKLPVLSFMPEQGIEIGGTLRLNTGRTVPNGGLLLSIPSKSIRKDTYTDDKGRFLFKDLVFTDSSKVTVNARGNDNYRSMVINMDQTYFPEIDKNNAYKNNFVMNIDRAMVPYLENSKKEYRKSILLDEVAVTGVQKKVITNRDFPSISGLSMPEHRIDAERLSGCNVLTMCLNTLLTGITYDSQTQKYYVTRSYNSGSRVPVQFFLNGMAIDEPGLNSINVPDIEGIEIFLKDDLGTVSRMYQNNGVVSIYTKKVEKKPRMSLTEIEKLLPKSNVIDLFPLGYIKERKFYEPKYETPESKAVNDLRTTIYWNPKVKVTETGEAALEFYNADGNGQYKVIVEGMDETGNVGRKVIRYNVTP; encoded by the coding sequence ATGAAGTATATAAAATTATTGACGCTTACGATGGGGGTTTGTGGAGTAAAGCATGCCGTTGCCCAGACAACCGAAGCTACACTACCTATCAATACAATAGTCGAAAGAGTACAAAAGTTATTTCAAGTATTTCCTGTTGAAAAAGTGCATCTTCACTTTGATAAACCATATTATGCGGTAGGTGATACGTTGTGGTTTAACAGTTACTTATCACGCAATCTTGCGGAGTATGAACCGAGTAAGGTTACATATGTTGAGATTCTTAATAGCAGAGATTCGCTGATTCAAACGTTAAGGATTCCGTTGGATAAGGGAGTGGGAGATGGTTATCTTGTTTTGGATCCGCAGTACCTGGCGCAGGACAATTATCGATTTCGAGCGTACACGAAATGGATGGGTAACTTTTCATCGGATTATTTTTATAATAAAGTGGTTCCTATTGGAGATGCTATTAGTAAAAAACTAATCACTGATATTACATTTGTTAACAATGATCAGAATGCAGCTAAAAGTCAGGCTGTTATTCAATTTAGAGATGCTGTTGGTAAGCTATTGATTAATTCGAAAGTGAATTGGTCTATGATTTCTGGATGGGAAACCATTGCTGATGGCAAAGGTGAAACGGATAATATGGGTAAGGTCACTGTGAATTTAAGTGCTAAAGATAAAGAAATCCTGAAAAAGGCATATCTGGAAGTCTCACTTCAAGAGAATAAGAACGACAAGCCATTAAAGAGTACATTTTCCTTAAAAAATGCCTTGTGGGATGCCGATGTTCAATTCTTTCCTGAAGGGGGTGATCTATTAGCTGGAATCGCTAAAAACGTTGCTTTTAAGGCTGTTTCTGCCGATGGAAAAGGTATTGCTGTTAAGGGCCGTATCTTGGACGGTAAAGGAAAACAAGTCGCAGAATTTTCAGATTTAGGCTTAGGTATGGGATTTTTTAGTCTTTTACCTCTCCCAAATGAAAAATATGTAGCCTCGATTACATTTGCTAATGGTCAGGAACGAAAGTTTAAATTGCCGGAAGTGGTTCAGAATAAAGCGAATGTTGTTTTTGTAAAACAAGATGAAACAAATCTGAATATGGCGATTGTGACGAGTGAAGAAGATTTTGCTAAAAATCCAAATCAATCGTTCTATGTGCTGGTACAATCAAACGGTCATCTCGTATATGCGGCACAGGCGAACTTGAAAAGTGCAACAGCATTGATTACTATTCCGAAGGAACGTCTTCCTAATGGTATTGCTCAAGTAACCTTGATGACTCCCGAAGGTAAGGTGATCAGTGAACGTCTTACTTTTGTTAAAAGTGAGAAACTACTGGATATCAATTTAGCGGTCAATAAGGAACAGTTTAAAGCGAAGGAAAAGGTTAATCTGAAACTTTCTGTACTTAATAACGGTAAAAAATACCCGGGTAGTTATTCCATTTCTGTTATTGATGAATCTAAAGTTCCTTATGATGATAATCAGGATTTATCAATTGTCAGTAATTTCTTGTTGACTTCTGATCTGAAGGGATATATTGAAAGTCCAAATACGTATTTTGATGAAAAGAATGTGAATCGCGATAAAGCATTGGATGCTTTATTAATGACACAAGGATTCCGTCGATTTGATTATCAAGACCTGGTGGCTGAGAAACTTCCTGTACTATCATTTATGCCTGAACAGGGAATTGAGATTGGTGGAACGTTAAGACTGAACACGGGTAGAACTGTGCCGAATGGGGGCTTACTCTTATCTATTCCTTCTAAGAGTATTCGTAAAGATACTTATACAGATGATAAAGGGCGTTTCCTATTTAAAGATCTTGTATTTACAGATTCTTCAAAAGTTACTGTTAATGCCCGGGGAAATGATAATTACCGCAGTATGGTGATTAATATGGATCAGACTTATTTTCCGGAGATTGATAAAAACAATGCTTATAAGAATAATTTTGTCATGAATATTGATCGGGCAATGGTTCCGTATCTAGAAAATAGCAAAAAGGAATATCGTAAATCTATTCTTTTGGATGAGGTCGCGGTTACTGGTGTGCAGAAAAAGGTGATCACCAACAGAGATTTTCCTTCCATTTCAGGATTGTCGATGCCTGAACATCGTATTGATGCAGAGCGTTTATCAGGATGTAATGTATTGACGATGTGTCTGAACACATTGTTGACTGGTATTACTTACGATTCGCAGACGCAGAAATACTATGTTACACGATCTTATAATAGTGGAAGTCGGGTGCCCGTTCAATTTTTCTTAAATGGAATGGCAATCGATGAACCAGGATTAAATAGTATTAATGTTCCGGATATTGAAGGAATTGAGATTTTCCTAAAAGATGACCTCGGAACTGTTTCCAGAATGTACCAGAATAATGGAGTTGTGTCTATCTATACGAAGAAAGTAGAGAAAAAACCTAGAATGTCATTGACGGAAATTGAAAAATTATTACCAAAATCAAATGTGATTGATCTGTTTCCTTTGGGTTATATAAAAGAAAGAAAGTTTTATGAGCCAAAATATGAAACACCAGAAAGTAAAGCTGTGAATGATTTGAGGACAACAATTTATTGGAATCCAAAAGTTAAGGTTACTGAAACGGGTGAGGCTGCTTTAGAATTCTATAATGCTGATGGAAATGGACAATATAAAGTCATTGTGGAAGGTATGGATGAAACAGGTAATGTGGGTCGAAAAGTGATTCGTTATAACGTTACTCCATAA
- a CDS encoding efflux RND transporter permease subunit, giving the protein MLKTFVNKPVLATVVSMLLVVLGAVGLKMLPVSRFPEIAPPSVVVSLSYPGANAETVAKSVLLPIEEAVNGVEDMTYIRSTASNSGSGSVQVFFKTGINPDIASVNVQTRISKAIGSIPSEVNEAGITVMPRQSGVIMTINLFADSKESMFDETFLQAYSQINIIRPLLRVDGIAQVSRVGARDYSMRMWLNPEKLALFNLVPDDVITAIKDQNFEIAPGKFGETSDEVFETVIKHKGRFSQPEEFENIVIKTNEDGSVLYLRDLARIEFGSSNLGSDNKVNGKPGLTLNITQTSGSNAHDIDIEVRKVLEELSKTFPEGIKYEVSYSVRDQIDASISQVKHTLFEAFILVFIIVFIFLQDFRSTIIPAIAIPVSLIGTFFFLNLFGFSLNVLTMFALVLSIGIVVDDAIVVVEAIHLKMHETGMKAREATLSTMSEISGAIVSITLVMAAVFIPVGFMEGPAGIFYRQFAYTLATAILISALTALTLSPALCALILKAPEHEDQTDQKEKNKFTAYKKRFFTAFNTSFDSLTSRYIVGVKYLIRNKKIAITGLIGISAIGFTLLLLAPKSFIPTEDDSFVTYSLAMQPGASLARTTEVLKQADSILQKRNPDIAGMTTISGFNALDGSTSPAYAVGYINLKSYDKREKIKDIEAFMDSIRQDLSVINEATFNVFPRPTVQGFGDFAGIQLVLEDKLGGEILDFSSIADNFINEINQLPEVKSAYTSFKANFPQYEVDIDAVKAKSLGVDIKSLMSTIRAYYGRVQAGDFSRFGRQYRVYIQADYDYRTDPESFKSIFVRNKNNEMVPISTLLTLKKVVGPETITRYNLYNAITINANPNEGYSTGDAMKAIEKLALEKLPGNYSYEWTGMSLEESESGSQTILIFIMSIVFVYFLLSAQYESYILPWAVLLSIPVGLVGVYATILLVGLENNIYVQVGVIMLIGLLAKNAILIIEFAVQERNKGLSIYDSAIAGAKLRLRPILMTSFAFVAGLIPLMWSSGPSAKGNHSISFGAAGGMLFGVLLGIFIIPVLYIIFKTLDERLKIKFKSN; this is encoded by the coding sequence ATGCTAAAAACATTTGTTAATAAACCCGTATTGGCTACCGTTGTCTCCATGCTCTTAGTAGTATTAGGAGCTGTGGGGCTTAAAATGTTACCTGTATCCCGTTTCCCAGAAATAGCTCCTCCGTCTGTGGTCGTTTCATTAAGTTACCCTGGCGCGAATGCCGAAACCGTTGCTAAATCTGTTCTCCTTCCAATTGAAGAAGCCGTAAATGGTGTAGAAGATATGACTTACATCCGTTCAACGGCCAGTAATTCCGGCTCAGGATCTGTTCAGGTGTTCTTTAAAACAGGTATTAATCCAGATATAGCTTCTGTAAATGTCCAAACCAGAATATCGAAAGCAATAGGTTCTATTCCTTCAGAAGTCAATGAAGCCGGTATCACGGTAATGCCTCGTCAATCTGGGGTAATCATGACCATCAACCTCTTTGCAGATTCCAAAGAAAGTATGTTTGATGAAACTTTTCTTCAAGCCTATTCCCAAATCAATATCATCCGGCCATTACTTCGTGTTGATGGCATTGCCCAAGTTTCTCGTGTTGGAGCACGTGATTACTCCATGCGTATGTGGTTGAATCCTGAAAAGCTAGCTTTGTTTAATCTAGTTCCTGACGATGTCATAACAGCCATTAAAGATCAGAATTTCGAAATTGCTCCCGGAAAATTTGGCGAAACATCCGATGAGGTATTTGAAACCGTAATTAAGCATAAAGGACGATTCAGTCAACCCGAGGAATTTGAAAACATTGTTATAAAAACAAATGAAGATGGTTCCGTATTATATTTACGAGACTTAGCCCGTATAGAGTTTGGCTCTTCTAACTTAGGTTCGGACAATAAAGTAAATGGAAAACCCGGATTAACCTTAAATATCACACAGACATCAGGTTCCAATGCCCACGATATTGATATCGAAGTGCGTAAAGTATTGGAAGAGTTATCCAAAACTTTTCCAGAAGGCATTAAATATGAAGTTTCCTACTCTGTAAGAGATCAGATTGACGCATCGATCTCTCAAGTAAAACATACTTTATTTGAAGCATTTATTTTGGTATTTATTATTGTTTTTATCTTTTTACAGGATTTTAGATCAACCATAATTCCAGCGATTGCAATTCCGGTCTCCCTCATAGGTACCTTTTTCTTTCTCAATTTATTCGGTTTCTCACTCAATGTGCTCACCATGTTTGCATTGGTACTATCGATAGGTATTGTTGTTGATGATGCCATTGTCGTCGTCGAAGCCATTCACTTAAAAATGCATGAGACAGGTATGAAAGCCAGGGAGGCAACGCTTTCTACAATGTCCGAAATCTCCGGAGCCATTGTATCCATTACCTTAGTCATGGCGGCCGTATTTATTCCGGTCGGTTTTATGGAGGGACCAGCAGGTATATTCTATCGTCAATTTGCTTATACCCTGGCAACAGCAATTTTGATTTCTGCTCTAACCGCCTTGACTTTAAGTCCGGCCTTATGTGCCTTGATTCTAAAAGCACCCGAACATGAAGATCAGACGGATCAGAAAGAAAAAAATAAATTTACCGCATATAAAAAGCGCTTCTTCACGGCCTTTAACACCTCATTTGATAGCTTAACCTCACGTTACATTGTCGGTGTTAAATATCTGATCCGAAATAAGAAGATTGCCATTACAGGATTGATCGGTATTTCAGCAATCGGATTTACCTTATTACTTTTAGCACCCAAAAGTTTTATCCCTACGGAAGACGATAGTTTTGTGACCTATTCGCTGGCCATGCAACCAGGTGCTTCACTAGCAAGAACTACAGAAGTTTTAAAACAAGCAGATAGTATTCTTCAAAAAAGAAATCCAGATATTGCAGGAATGACCACCATCTCAGGATTTAATGCATTAGATGGAAGTACAAGTCCTGCATATGCAGTTGGTTACATTAACCTAAAAAGCTACGATAAAAGAGAAAAAATTAAAGATATTGAAGCCTTTATGGATTCGATCCGTCAGGACTTATCAGTAATCAATGAAGCCACTTTCAATGTCTTTCCTCGTCCCACTGTTCAAGGTTTTGGGGATTTCGCAGGTATACAGCTGGTTTTAGAAGATAAATTAGGTGGAGAGATCTTGGATTTTAGCAGTATTGCAGATAACTTCATCAATGAAATCAATCAATTACCAGAAGTTAAAAGTGCATACACTTCCTTTAAAGCAAACTTCCCACAATATGAAGTGGATATCGATGCTGTTAAAGCAAAATCATTGGGAGTCGATATTAAATCCTTGATGTCTACCATACGAGCTTACTACGGCCGTGTACAGGCTGGCGATTTTAGTCGTTTCGGCAGACAATATCGTGTATACATTCAGGCAGATTACGATTACCGAACAGATCCCGAATCCTTTAAATCCATTTTTGTCAGAAACAAAAACAACGAGATGGTCCCCATCAGTACATTACTTACCTTAAAAAAGGTAGTGGGACCGGAAACCATCACTCGTTATAATCTGTACAATGCAATTACCATTAATGCCAATCCAAATGAAGGGTACAGTACAGGTGATGCCATGAAGGCGATAGAGAAATTAGCTTTGGAAAAGTTACCTGGAAACTACAGTTATGAATGGACCGGTATGAGCTTAGAAGAATCGGAATCAGGTTCCCAAACTATACTGATTTTCATCATGAGTATTGTTTTTGTATACTTTCTATTATCGGCACAATATGAAAGCTACATCTTACCTTGGGCCGTTCTGTTATCCATTCCAGTTGGGTTAGTAGGCGTTTATGCGACCATCTTACTCGTAGGATTAGAAAATAACATTTATGTACAGGTTGGTGTCATCATGCTGATTGGGTTGCTTGCCAAAAATGCCATTCTGATTATTGAATTTGCCGTACAGGAAAGAAACAAAGGTTTGAGCATTTACGACTCTGCTATTGCAGGAGCCAAATTACGTCTGCGTCCTATCCTAATGACGTCATTTGCATTTGTAGCAGGATTAATACCCCTTATGTGGTCATCAGGACCATCAGCAAAAGGAAATCATTCCATTAGTTTTGGTGCCGCTGGCGGTATGCTTTTCGGTGTATTGCTCGGGATCTTTATTATCCCAGTACTTTATATCATCTTCAAAACCTTAGATGAACGTTTAAAAATTAAATTCAAATCAAATTAG
- a CDS encoding YihY/virulence factor BrkB family protein, translated as MKEVYFKDLLTPTYWKQVLRLVYDAFNGFMDDNCMKKSASLAYYTVFSIGPLLMIVIWCIGFFYGQHLSKETTGQKEVFDELMVLFGADVTKQIQSFIEKINFENKSNLGITIGIVTLIISATTIFVDIQDSINQIWKVKPKPKKGWLKLIINRLISFSIIIALGFLLIASLMINGVIAAVTNLVLQYFPFIPITLIDWINTSVTFIIITTLFGFIFSFLPDAKVKFKDILGGAIFTALLFMLGRYFISLYLTLSSTASLYGAAGSIIVMLLWIYYSAAILYFGAEFTKFYAQKLGGGIEPSSFAVVIEQTERIKKVGEEADSKEGEILHVLK; from the coding sequence ATGAAAGAAGTATACTTTAAAGATTTATTGACCCCTACCTACTGGAAACAAGTTTTAAGATTAGTTTATGATGCCTTTAATGGCTTTATGGACGACAACTGTATGAAAAAAAGTGCATCATTAGCCTACTACACGGTGTTTTCTATTGGTCCATTATTGATGATCGTGATCTGGTGTATCGGTTTCTTTTATGGACAGCATTTGAGTAAAGAAACTACTGGACAAAAGGAAGTTTTTGATGAGCTAATGGTCTTATTCGGAGCAGATGTTACAAAACAAATTCAATCCTTTATCGAAAAAATAAACTTTGAAAATAAATCTAATTTAGGAATTACTATTGGTATTGTAACCCTTATTATTAGTGCTACAACAATATTTGTCGACATTCAGGATTCTATTAATCAAATCTGGAAAGTGAAACCCAAACCAAAAAAAGGCTGGTTAAAATTAATTATTAACAGGCTCATCTCCTTCTCGATTATTATTGCATTAGGTTTCCTCCTTATCGCTTCATTAATGATCAATGGCGTCATTGCAGCAGTTACAAATCTTGTGCTACAATATTTTCCTTTTATCCCGATTACATTAATTGACTGGATCAATACCAGTGTCACGTTTATCATTATCACGACGCTCTTTGGCTTCATATTTTCATTTTTGCCAGATGCAAAGGTGAAATTTAAAGATATACTTGGTGGAGCAATCTTTACAGCTTTATTGTTCATGTTAGGTCGCTATTTTATATCGCTATACTTGACTTTATCCTCAACAGCAAGTTTGTACGGCGCCGCAGGTTCAATCATCGTTATGTTATTGTGGATATACTACTCTGCAGCAATTTTATATTTTGGCGCTGAATTCACCAAGTTCTATGCTCAAAAATTAGGTGGCGGTATTGAACCTTCCTCATTCGCTGTTGTTATCGAACAAACAGAACGCATTAAAAAAGTTGGCGAAGAAGCCGATTCCAAAGAAGGAGAAATTCTTCATGTTCTAAAATAA
- a CDS encoding efflux transporter outer membrane subunit gives MNLINRHIFLFGAILLLFSSCKVGQRYTAPKYNLPDQYRADSTYQDSVGALAYVNWRDFFRDSSLIKLIDAGLANNYDMRSAILNIQIANRQLTQAKAGYLPELDATIAGVGQEWRSKNYYAGPASKIYNGKEAKNNLFRTQSQYLTELNLSWEIDIWGKISAQKEEALANYLGTAEAKKAIQTSLIANIAKGYFNLLKLDAQIEVALRNVQLNDSTLRMIQLQFDAGEITSLAIQQTQSQRLLAASLVPQLEQEIQIQENSLLELTGRMPDKIERGKSLQYLIDESKISMGSPIDLIRNRPDIREAELSLIASNAQVNINQALRYPSLTLGGTLGLNSMLPENWFNIPGSLLGSALGNITTPIFKNKKLKTAFEVSKLEREKAEINLQKTVLRSVNEVSNSFTSLAKLKEQLVLAEARVANSHLAVKNASLLFKSGYATYLEVITAQSNALTSELNLVSIKQSQLDSFVELYKSLGGGWAETK, from the coding sequence ATGAATCTTATCAATCGCCATATCTTCCTATTCGGGGCTATCTTACTTCTGTTCTCTTCCTGTAAAGTTGGACAACGCTATACTGCTCCAAAATATAATCTTCCAGATCAATACCGTGCAGATTCGACCTATCAAGATAGTGTAGGGGCACTCGCCTATGTCAATTGGCGCGATTTCTTTAGAGATTCAAGCCTGATAAAACTAATTGATGCCGGATTGGCAAATAATTATGATATGCGTAGTGCTATCTTGAATATTCAAATCGCAAATCGTCAATTAACGCAGGCTAAAGCAGGTTATCTGCCAGAATTGGATGCAACGATTGCAGGTGTAGGCCAAGAATGGCGTTCCAAAAATTATTACGCAGGACCTGCTTCCAAAATCTATAATGGTAAAGAAGCAAAAAATAATCTTTTTAGAACCCAATCTCAGTATTTAACGGAATTAAACCTCAGTTGGGAAATTGATATATGGGGTAAAATATCTGCCCAGAAAGAAGAAGCACTCGCTAACTATTTAGGTACTGCAGAAGCAAAAAAAGCGATTCAAACTAGTCTGATTGCAAATATTGCTAAGGGTTATTTCAATCTTTTAAAGCTAGATGCTCAGATTGAAGTGGCCTTACGTAATGTACAACTCAATGATAGCACTTTACGTATGATTCAATTACAGTTTGATGCCGGAGAAATCACCTCATTAGCCATTCAGCAAACGCAATCCCAAAGATTGCTCGCAGCATCACTAGTTCCGCAGTTGGAACAAGAAATACAGATTCAAGAAAATTCACTTTTAGAATTGACCGGTAGAATGCCCGATAAAATTGAACGGGGCAAAAGTCTACAGTATTTAATTGATGAATCTAAGATCTCAATGGGATCTCCTATAGATCTGATCCGCAACAGACCAGATATCCGTGAAGCAGAATTAAGTTTAATCGCATCAAATGCACAAGTTAATATTAATCAAGCTTTACGCTACCCTTCATTGACGCTCGGAGGTACACTGGGTCTAAACTCCATGTTGCCTGAAAATTGGTTTAATATTCCAGGATCATTGCTAGGTTCCGCATTGGGAAATATTACAACTCCCATATTTAAAAACAAAAAACTAAAGACAGCTTTTGAAGTGTCAAAATTAGAACGTGAAAAAGCAGAGATCAACTTACAGAAAACAGTATTACGTTCGGTCAACGAAGTATCCAATAGCTTCACATCACTTGCGAAATTAAAAGAGCAATTGGTACTCGCAGAAGCCCGAGTCGCAAATTCTCATTTGGCAGTAAAAAATGCTAGTTTATTGTTTAAATCTGGATATGCAACCTATCTCGAAGTTATTACAGCGCAATCCAATGCCTTGACATCCGAACTTAACCTCGTTTCCATAAAGCAATCCCAGCTGGATTCATTCGTTGAACTATACAAATCCCTAGGAGGTGGATGGGCAGAAACTAAATAA